In Prescottella soli, a genomic segment contains:
- a CDS encoding acyl-CoA dehydrogenase family protein, with the protein MYEWSDTDLMFRDALRGFIDKEIKPHVDKLESGELPPFEIIRKMYATFGMDEMASEALEKAFAKEEAKERGETLPESGEKSGGFSGAGSMGVILNSELAGVSLGLVASMGVSLGLTVGTLRSRGTLAQKKRWMPGLVTMEKVGAWAITEPDSGSDAFGGMKSYVRRDGEDYILNGQKTFITNGPYADVTIVYAKLDEGDPSVDRRDRKVLGFVLDKGMEGFTQSAPFKKMGMNSSPTGELFFDNVRITKDRLLGETENPAKGDGKESAKESFAAERIGIASLALGIINECQRLCIDYAKNRKLWGKEIAQFQLIQLKLAEMEVARLNVQNMVFNAIERTAAGNKVTLAEASAMKLYSSRAATEVAMEAVQLFGGNGYMAEYKVEQLARDAKSLMIYAGSNEIQVTHIAKGLLAK; encoded by the coding sequence AGGAGATCAAGCCGCACGTCGACAAGCTCGAGAGCGGTGAGCTTCCCCCGTTCGAGATCATCCGCAAGATGTACGCCACCTTCGGTATGGACGAGATGGCCAGCGAGGCCCTGGAGAAGGCCTTCGCGAAGGAGGAGGCCAAGGAGCGCGGCGAGACGCTCCCCGAGTCGGGCGAGAAGTCCGGCGGCTTCAGTGGCGCCGGCAGCATGGGCGTCATCCTGAACAGCGAGCTCGCGGGCGTGAGCCTGGGTCTGGTCGCGTCGATGGGTGTGAGCCTGGGCCTGACCGTCGGCACCCTGCGCAGCCGCGGCACGCTGGCGCAGAAGAAGCGCTGGATGCCCGGGCTGGTCACGATGGAGAAGGTGGGCGCCTGGGCCATCACCGAGCCCGACTCCGGCTCGGACGCCTTCGGCGGCATGAAGTCCTACGTCCGCCGCGACGGGGAGGACTACATCCTCAACGGGCAGAAGACGTTCATCACCAATGGCCCCTACGCCGACGTCACGATCGTCTACGCCAAGCTCGACGAGGGCGATCCGTCGGTCGACCGCCGCGACCGCAAGGTGCTCGGTTTCGTCCTCGACAAGGGCATGGAGGGCTTCACCCAGAGCGCGCCGTTCAAGAAGATGGGCATGAACTCCTCGCCCACCGGTGAGCTCTTCTTCGACAACGTGCGCATCACCAAGGACCGGCTGCTCGGCGAGACCGAGAACCCGGCCAAGGGTGACGGCAAGGAGAGCGCGAAGGAGTCGTTCGCGGCCGAGCGCATCGGCATCGCGTCGCTCGCCCTCGGCATCATCAACGAGTGCCAGCGGCTGTGCATCGACTACGCCAAGAACCGCAAGCTGTGGGGCAAGGAGATCGCCCAGTTCCAGCTCATCCAGCTCAAGCTGGCCGAGATGGAGGTCGCGCGCCTCAACGTGCAGAACATGGTGTTCAACGCGATCGAGCGCACCGCCGCCGGCAACAAGGTCACGCTCGCCGAGGCGTCGGCGATGAAGCTGTACTCGTCGCGTGCCGCGACCGAGGTCGCGATGGAGGCCGTCCAGCTGTTCGGCGGCAACGGCTACATGGCCGAGTACAAGGTGGAGCAGCTCGCGCGTGACGCCAAGTCGCTCATGATCTACGCCGGCTCCAACGAGATCCAGGTGACCCACATCGCGAAGGGCCTGCTGGCCAAGTGA
- a CDS encoding aromatic ring-hydroxylating oxygenase subunit alpha produces MRDAADVLANVRRGMLPAHIYNDSEVFEAEKERLFSRAWMFVAHESELPQIGDYVVRRVMDNSFIVSRDQSGEIHAMFNMCLHRGMQVCRAEQGNASHFRCPYHGWSYKNDGRIVGMPFHKEAYGGEEGFARKGQRLLPAPKLGIYNGLIFVSMDPDAEPLEDFLGDFKFYLDYYTKQSASGVEVRGPQRWRVKANWKIGAENFAGDMYHTPQTHTSVVEIGLFREPKAEKRKDGNTYWAGKGGGTTYKLPPGTFEEKMNYVGYPDEMVERMKEQWSQEQIDVIGRDGFMISAASVFPNISLVHNWPKVAEGDDVLPFISIRQWQPISADETEVLSWFVVDKEAPEEFKKLSYKAYLMCFGSSGMFEQDDVENWVSLTNTAGGSMARRLLLNGRMGMLHDDSPVVAPLTEDEFCGPGVAHVGYGEYNQRHLLNEWADYLEKPAPVPANIHVGAPQVDGECSSETAAQCSSEKSEA; encoded by the coding sequence ATGCGTGACGCGGCCGACGTCCTCGCCAACGTCCGGCGGGGCATGCTCCCTGCACACATCTACAACGATTCCGAGGTCTTCGAGGCCGAGAAGGAACGCTTGTTCAGTCGGGCGTGGATGTTCGTCGCCCACGAGTCGGAGCTGCCGCAGATCGGCGACTACGTCGTGCGCCGTGTCATGGACAACTCGTTCATCGTCAGCCGTGACCAGTCCGGCGAGATCCACGCGATGTTCAACATGTGCCTGCACCGCGGCATGCAGGTCTGCCGCGCCGAGCAGGGCAACGCCTCACACTTCCGCTGCCCGTACCACGGTTGGTCGTACAAGAACGACGGCCGCATCGTCGGCATGCCGTTCCACAAGGAGGCCTACGGCGGCGAGGAAGGCTTCGCGCGTAAGGGTCAGCGACTGCTGCCCGCCCCGAAGCTGGGCATCTACAACGGTCTGATCTTCGTGTCGATGGACCCGGACGCCGAGCCGCTCGAGGATTTCCTCGGCGACTTCAAGTTCTACCTGGATTACTACACCAAGCAGAGCGCCAGCGGCGTCGAGGTTCGCGGACCGCAGCGTTGGCGGGTCAAGGCCAACTGGAAGATCGGTGCCGAGAACTTCGCCGGCGACATGTACCACACGCCGCAGACGCACACGAGCGTCGTGGAGATCGGCCTGTTCCGTGAGCCGAAGGCGGAGAAGCGCAAGGACGGCAACACGTACTGGGCCGGCAAGGGCGGCGGCACCACGTACAAGCTCCCCCCGGGCACCTTCGAAGAGAAGATGAACTACGTCGGCTATCCCGACGAGATGGTCGAGCGGATGAAGGAGCAGTGGTCCCAGGAGCAGATCGACGTCATCGGACGCGACGGCTTCATGATCTCGGCTGCCTCGGTCTTCCCGAACATCAGCCTGGTCCACAACTGGCCGAAGGTCGCCGAGGGCGACGATGTCCTGCCCTTCATCTCGATCCGCCAGTGGCAGCCGATCAGCGCCGACGAGACCGAGGTTCTGTCCTGGTTCGTCGTCGACAAGGAAGCTCCTGAGGAGTTCAAGAAGCTCTCCTACAAGGCGTACCTGATGTGCTTCGGCTCCAGCGGCATGTTCGAGCAGGACGACGTCGAGAACTGGGTCTCGCTGACCAACACTGCCGGCGGCTCCATGGCCCGCCGCCTGCTGCTCAACGGCCGCATGGGCATGCTGCACGACGACAGCCCCGTCGTCGCGCCCCTGACCGAGGACGAGTTCTGTGGTCCCGGCGTCGCGCATGTCGGCTACGGCGAGTACAACCAGCGTCACCTGCTCAACGAGTGGGCCGACTACCTCGAGAAGCCGGCGCCCGTGCCGGCCAACATCCACGTCGGCGCCCCGCAGGTCGACGGCGAGTGCAGCAGCGAGACCGCGGCGCAGTGCAGCAGCGAGAAGTCGGAGGCGTAA